Proteins co-encoded in one Brassica oleracea var. oleracea cultivar TO1000 chromosome C4, BOL, whole genome shotgun sequence genomic window:
- the LOC106341613 gene encoding transcription factor bHLH129-like isoform X2, which yields MYPRSSSKSTTPDGGDAENNPYDETSGGFSSLGSQTHHNVSPPPRQQHNPNVVGFGHHFSGEPSTIGHSGASSSPLFRHRSSPAGFYDQLLPTEPNGFSLGQPNGGYGGGRGEERGPSRLKSEQRFSGRSSSNYQEHNSLPRISEVQAAAAAINSAASTSMSFGNDGNNWDRSSSQISFTIDERSKTTDFFTLETQFSMPQTSLEMARMESLMKIPEGSVPCRVRAKRGCATHPRSIAERDRRTRISGKLKKLQELVPNIDNQTSYAEMLDLAAEHIKGLQHQVESLERGMEGCTCGACKKR from the exons ATGTACCCTCGTTCCTCCTCCAAGTCCACCACTCCAGACGGCGGCGACGCCGAAAACAATCCATATGATGAAACTTCAGGTGGTTTCTCCTCCCTCGGTTCTCAAACTCACCATAATGTTTCACCTCCGCCGCGGCAGCAGCACAATCCCAACGTCGTCGGGTTCGGTCATCACTTCTCAGGCGAACCATCTACCATCGGACATTCCGGCGCTTCTTCCTCTCCTTTGTTCCGACACAGAAGCTCTCCGGCTGGATTCTATGACCAACTTCTTCCCACTGAACCCAACG GTTTTTCCCTAGGGCAGCCAAACGGAGGATACGGCGGAGGAAGAGGAGAAGAGCGAGGGCCATCTAGGTTGAAGTCGGAGCAGAGATTCTCAGGCAGGAGTAGTAGTAATTATCAAGAACATAACTCTCTACCGAGAATCTCGGAGGTACAAGCGGCTGCGGCGGCTATAAACAGTGCCGCATCGACGAGTATGAGTTTTGGAAATGATGGTAACAATTGGGACAGGTCGTCTTCTCAAATCAGTTTCACCATTGATGAACGGTCCAAGACCACCGACTTTTTCACCTTAGAAACTCAG TTTAGCATGCCACAAACGTCTCTGGAAATGGCGAGAATGGAGAGTTTGATGAAAATCCCAGAGGGTTCGGTGCCCTGTAGGGTTAGGGCCAAGCGTGGATGTGCGACTCACCCGCGTAGTATAGCTGAAAGG GATAGAAGAACGAGAATAAGCGGGAAGCTGAAGAAGCTACAAGAACTGGTGCCTAATATAGACAAT CAAACGAGCTATGCAGAAATGTTGGATTTGGCTGCTGAGCATATCAAAGGTCTTCAACACCAAGTAGAG TCACTAGAAAGGGGGATGGAGGGCTGCACTTGTGGGGCGTGCAAGAAGCGATGA
- the LOC106341613 gene encoding transcription factor bHLH129-like isoform X1, which produces MYPRSSSKSTTPDGGDAENNPYDETSGGFSSLGSQTHHNVSPPPRQQHNPNVVGFGHHFSGEPSTIGHSGASSSPLFRHRSSPAGFYDQLLPTEPNEGTGFSLGQPNGGYGGGRGEERGPSRLKSEQRFSGRSSSNYQEHNSLPRISEVQAAAAAINSAASTSMSFGNDGNNWDRSSSQISFTIDERSKTTDFFTLETQFSMPQTSLEMARMESLMKIPEGSVPCRVRAKRGCATHPRSIAERDRRTRISGKLKKLQELVPNIDNQTSYAEMLDLAAEHIKGLQHQVESLERGMEGCTCGACKKR; this is translated from the exons ATGTACCCTCGTTCCTCCTCCAAGTCCACCACTCCAGACGGCGGCGACGCCGAAAACAATCCATATGATGAAACTTCAGGTGGTTTCTCCTCCCTCGGTTCTCAAACTCACCATAATGTTTCACCTCCGCCGCGGCAGCAGCACAATCCCAACGTCGTCGGGTTCGGTCATCACTTCTCAGGCGAACCATCTACCATCGGACATTCCGGCGCTTCTTCCTCTCCTTTGTTCCGACACAGAAGCTCTCCGGCTGGATTCTATGACCAACTTCTTCCCACTGAACCCAACG AGGGAACAGGTTTTTCCCTAGGGCAGCCAAACGGAGGATACGGCGGAGGAAGAGGAGAAGAGCGAGGGCCATCTAGGTTGAAGTCGGAGCAGAGATTCTCAGGCAGGAGTAGTAGTAATTATCAAGAACATAACTCTCTACCGAGAATCTCGGAGGTACAAGCGGCTGCGGCGGCTATAAACAGTGCCGCATCGACGAGTATGAGTTTTGGAAATGATGGTAACAATTGGGACAGGTCGTCTTCTCAAATCAGTTTCACCATTGATGAACGGTCCAAGACCACCGACTTTTTCACCTTAGAAACTCAG TTTAGCATGCCACAAACGTCTCTGGAAATGGCGAGAATGGAGAGTTTGATGAAAATCCCAGAGGGTTCGGTGCCCTGTAGGGTTAGGGCCAAGCGTGGATGTGCGACTCACCCGCGTAGTATAGCTGAAAGG GATAGAAGAACGAGAATAAGCGGGAAGCTGAAGAAGCTACAAGAACTGGTGCCTAATATAGACAAT CAAACGAGCTATGCAGAAATGTTGGATTTGGCTGCTGAGCATATCAAAGGTCTTCAACACCAAGTAGAG TCACTAGAAAGGGGGATGGAGGGCTGCACTTGTGGGGCGTGCAAGAAGCGATGA